From one Vannielia litorea genomic stretch:
- a CDS encoding TldD/PmbA family protein: MTDAPSLESLTEALLSAARSAGAEAADAMAVASTSLSIDTRAGALEQAERSEGTEIGLRVFVGKRQACVSGSDLRAETMATMAERAVAMARLAPEDPHCGLADPSQLAQGWDVAALDLADVGSEPEAAALQEAALACEAAAAGVSGVTQVESTSAGFGRTRIHLAASNGFSGGYMRTGHMLSASAITGRGTAMDRDHCYEHRIYHGDLPTPAEVGALAGERAAARSGARKPPSGRFPVLYDERAATSIIGHLLSAANGAAIARGSSWLIGKVGEAVLPEALSLTEEPHRVRISGSRPFDGEGLPTRASLLVENGRLARWVLDLASARKLGLESTANAARGTSAPPSPSVSNVTLTPGSASRNELLSSMGTGLLVTSLIGSTINPNTGDYSRGASGFWIENGEIAYPVHECTIAGNLLDMLASLTPANDAKAHKSHRIPSLLVEGLTLAGA, from the coding sequence ATGACAGATGCCCCAAGCCTCGAAAGCCTGACAGAGGCGCTGCTCTCCGCCGCCCGTAGCGCTGGCGCCGAAGCCGCAGACGCCATGGCTGTCGCCTCCACTTCGCTCTCCATCGACACGCGCGCAGGCGCTTTGGAACAGGCAGAGCGGTCAGAAGGCACTGAGATCGGCCTGAGGGTATTCGTGGGAAAACGGCAGGCTTGCGTATCGGGCTCAGACCTGCGCGCAGAGACAATGGCCACCATGGCCGAGCGGGCCGTAGCAATGGCACGGCTGGCCCCGGAAGATCCGCACTGCGGCCTCGCTGACCCTTCTCAACTGGCCCAGGGTTGGGATGTTGCCGCACTCGATCTCGCCGACGTCGGATCGGAGCCTGAGGCTGCTGCCCTGCAAGAGGCCGCGCTGGCCTGTGAGGCCGCCGCCGCTGGCGTCTCGGGCGTGACACAGGTTGAGAGCACCTCGGCGGGCTTCGGGCGCACACGCATACACCTCGCGGCGTCCAACGGGTTTTCTGGCGGTTACATGCGCACCGGGCATATGCTCTCGGCGTCTGCCATCACCGGCAGGGGAACAGCCATGGACCGCGACCATTGCTACGAGCACCGTATCTATCACGGTGACCTTCCCACGCCTGCCGAAGTCGGCGCTCTCGCCGGTGAGCGTGCTGCAGCGCGTTCCGGGGCCCGAAAGCCGCCTTCTGGCCGCTTCCCTGTGCTCTACGACGAGCGTGCTGCCACCTCGATCATCGGTCACCTTCTGTCGGCCGCGAATGGCGCAGCAATTGCTCGCGGATCATCTTGGCTGATCGGCAAGGTGGGAGAAGCAGTGTTGCCCGAAGCGCTCTCTCTCACCGAGGAACCGCACCGCGTTCGCATATCCGGCTCCCGGCCGTTTGATGGCGAGGGGCTGCCCACGCGTGCCTCCTTGCTCGTCGAGAATGGACGGCTCGCTCGCTGGGTGCTCGATCTTGCGTCCGCCCGCAAGCTGGGGCTGGAGAGCACCGCCAATGCCGCGCGCGGCACATCAGCGCCGCCCTCGCCCTCGGTCAGCAACGTCACCTTGACGCCAGGAAGTGCCAGCCGCAACGAACTGCTCTCGAGCATGGGAACTGGCCTGCTGGTGACATCGCTCATTGGCTCCACGATCAACCCCAACACCGGCGACTACTCGCGCGGTGCTTCAGGCTTTTGGATTGAGAACGGTGAAATCGCCTACCCCGTTCACGAGTGCACCATCGCTGGCAATCTTCTGGACATGCTGGCCAGCCTGACGCCGGCGAATGATGCCAAGGCACACAAATCCCATCGCATCCCATCTTTGCTGGTCGAAGGGCTCACCCTTGCCGGGGCATGA
- a CDS encoding 3'(2'),5'-bisphosphate nucleotidase CysQ: protein MPGHDAASDLALLTEAAAMAGDIAMRYFRAEHRVWDKGDGAGPVTEADLAVDAMLRGKLMGARPDYGWLSEETADDVARLSAERCFIIDPIDGTRSFTAGEVSWAHSIAVAEAGRVIAAVVAMPAKKVTYAASAGGGATRNGKPLHVTAAPGPDDVTIVTAKPNLADHYWPNGTPRHTRHYRPSLAYRLALVGEGRYDAMVTFRDTWEWDIAAGALIVEEAGGMVTDRHGARLQFNTPSRLTAGTLAANPALHSGLLQRIMP from the coding sequence TTGCCGGGGCATGATGCGGCGAGTGACCTTGCGCTGCTGACCGAGGCAGCGGCGATGGCCGGCGACATCGCCATGCGATACTTCCGCGCCGAACACCGCGTTTGGGACAAGGGCGATGGCGCCGGGCCGGTGACCGAGGCAGACCTCGCTGTCGATGCCATGCTGCGCGGCAAGCTGATGGGGGCCCGGCCCGACTACGGCTGGCTCTCGGAGGAGACCGCGGATGATGTCGCACGGCTCTCCGCTGAACGCTGCTTCATCATCGATCCGATCGACGGCACACGCTCGTTTACAGCCGGCGAGGTGAGTTGGGCGCACTCCATCGCCGTTGCCGAGGCGGGACGTGTGATTGCCGCAGTGGTCGCAATGCCTGCCAAGAAAGTGACCTATGCTGCGTCTGCCGGAGGCGGCGCCACTCGCAACGGCAAGCCCCTGCACGTCACCGCCGCCCCAGGGCCAGATGATGTGACAATCGTCACCGCCAAACCCAACCTCGCCGATCACTATTGGCCCAACGGCACACCGCGCCACACCCGCCACTACCGCCCCTCGCTGGCCTATCGGCTCGCTCTAGTCGGAGAGGGCCGTTACGACGCGATGGTCACGTTTCGAGATACCTGGGAATGGGATATCGCCGCTGGGGCGCTGATCGTGGAGGAGGCTGGCGGCATGGTCACTGACCGGCATGGTGCCCGGCTACAGTTCAACACGCCCAGTCGGCTTACTGCCGGAACCTTGGCCGCCAACCCGGCGCTTCATAGCGGTCTATTGCAAAGGATCATGCCATAG
- a CDS encoding DUF6173 family protein has protein sequence MNDDIRTVAEAHEEAALLRSRAIHADPDAPATAEQKPLPQAMCARPAEEKSAAEWAYERLILYIQNFEEQLDPDEEIAMGMTDGGAGLLRIEGIGFFAPDIVSFYGRDMEGGRMQLVQHVTQLNVTLRALPKPKGEVEAQRIGFRLAKGLG, from the coding sequence ATGAACGACGATATTCGAACGGTTGCTGAAGCTCATGAGGAAGCAGCTCTTTTGCGGTCACGCGCCATCCACGCCGACCCGGACGCCCCGGCGACCGCAGAGCAGAAGCCGTTACCGCAAGCCATGTGTGCGCGGCCGGCGGAGGAGAAGTCGGCTGCCGAATGGGCCTATGAGCGGCTGATTCTCTACATTCAGAACTTCGAGGAACAACTCGACCCCGATGAAGAGATTGCCATGGGCATGACGGATGGCGGAGCAGGGTTGCTGCGCATTGAAGGGATCGGCTTTTTCGCGCCCGACATCGTTAGCTTTTATGGTCGCGACATGGAGGGCGGGCGAATGCAGCTTGTGCAGCATGTGACCCAGCTCAATGTCACGCTCCGAGCGCTGCCGAAGCCCAAGGGCGAGGTCGAGGCTCAGCGCATCGGTTTCCGGCTCGCGAAAGGTCTGGGATAG
- a CDS encoding MBL fold metallo-hydrolase, which produces MDAQPLTFPWESPPAPGDAVEVAPGILWFRLPLPMALDHVNLYALDEGDDWTLIDSGMAWKKARAQLEAVLSGPLGGKPVRRVVLTHHHPDHIGLAGWLAEQGAEIVATRVAWLTARMLQLDEQDRPVEAQKLFWRRAGMNPDIYARRCDERPFNFADMTVPLPLVFTRIAEGDAITLGGRSWRVRLGQGHAPDHATFWCEDAPLVLGGDQLLPSISPNLGVYPTEPEADPVGEWLESCERLSAYARDDHLVLPGHKLPFTGLPARLVQMADNHHAALARLLEHLAETPGTAHDCFQPIFGRKIEGDAYGLALVEAVGHLNHLYVTGKVSREVGPGDAYVFRVV; this is translated from the coding sequence ATGGACGCTCAGCCCCTCACTTTCCCATGGGAAAGCCCGCCTGCACCCGGTGACGCCGTTGAGGTCGCGCCGGGCATCCTTTGGTTTCGCCTGCCGTTGCCAATGGCGCTGGACCATGTGAACCTCTATGCGCTCGACGAAGGTGATGACTGGACGCTGATTGACAGCGGTATGGCGTGGAAGAAGGCGCGGGCGCAGCTTGAGGCGGTGCTGAGCGGGCCGCTCGGTGGCAAGCCGGTGCGCCGGGTGGTGTTGACCCACCACCATCCCGACCACATCGGCCTTGCTGGCTGGCTCGCCGAACAAGGTGCTGAGATCGTGGCTACGCGGGTCGCATGGCTCACCGCCCGGATGCTCCAACTCGATGAGCAGGATCGCCCCGTGGAAGCCCAGAAGCTCTTTTGGCGGCGGGCCGGGATGAACCCGGACATCTATGCCCGGCGCTGCGACGAGCGGCCCTTCAACTTTGCCGACATGACTGTTCCGCTGCCGCTCGTGTTCACCCGGATCGCGGAGGGCGACGCCATCACGCTTGGCGGGCGCAGCTGGCGTGTCAGGCTGGGTCAGGGCCATGCACCTGATCATGCGACCTTCTGGTGCGAAGATGCCCCGCTTGTGCTGGGAGGAGATCAGCTATTGCCGTCGATCTCGCCCAACCTCGGTGTCTACCCGACCGAGCCGGAGGCGGATCCGGTGGGCGAGTGGCTGGAGAGCTGCGAGCGCCTCTCAGCCTACGCCCGCGACGATCATCTCGTGCTGCCCGGCCACAAACTGCCATTTACAGGTCTTCCCGCCCGATTGGTGCAGATGGCAGATAACCACCATGCCGCCCTTGCCCGGCTGCTTGAGCACCTCGCTGAAACGCCAGGCACTGCCCACGATTGCTTCCAGCCGATCTTCGGCCGAAAGATTGAGGGCGATGCCTATGGTCTGGCGCTCGTCGAAGCAGTGGGCCATCTGAATCATCTCTACGTCACCGGAAAGGTCAGCCGTGAGGTTGGGCCCGGTGATGCATACGTTTTCCGGGTGGTCTGA
- a CDS encoding acyl-CoA dehydrogenase — translation MPYTAPTDEFRFLLNHVVGYGQVTETERFAEAGGEMVDAILTEAGRLCTEVLGPLQRNGDLHPAVLENGVVRTSPGFAEGYKAIAEGGWIGISADPEHGGMGLPIALMESVNEMMNGACLSLALNPLLTQGQIEALEHHASDQLKATYLPKLISGEWQGTMNLTEPQAGTDVGALRTKAEPNGDGSYSITGQKIYISWGDADFAENVCHLVLARLPDGVPGTKGISLFMVPRNIPKEDGTLGERNSLRVVSLEHKMGLHGSPTAVMEYDGATGWLVGQEHGGMAAMFTMMNNARLGVGIQGIGVAEAATQAAVAYAADRKQGKVGGSGSIIEFPDVRRMLMTMKAETQAARAIALANAVALDMANATGDAGWAARAALYTPISKAYGTDMGCEVAAMGIQVHGGMGFIEETGAAQFYRDVRVTTIYEGTNGIQALDLVGRKLMDGGEAALTVISEIEDAAEEARGQFPRLADAVWNAAEVQRELTEALLGMDMDARGAVAVAYLRAFARVLGAHYHLLAARAEGDKGPRYGLAQFYITRLLPQHAGLAEEVRMGGEGMDALSNEELAG, via the coding sequence ATGCCCTATACCGCGCCCACAGATGAATTTCGCTTTCTGCTCAACCACGTGGTTGGCTACGGGCAGGTGACCGAGACCGAGCGCTTTGCCGAAGCAGGCGGAGAGATGGTCGATGCCATCCTGACCGAGGCTGGCAGGCTCTGCACCGAGGTTCTTGGGCCGCTCCAGCGCAATGGTGATCTGCACCCAGCGGTACTAGAAAATGGCGTCGTCCGCACCTCGCCCGGCTTCGCCGAAGGCTACAAGGCCATCGCCGAGGGCGGCTGGATCGGCATCAGTGCAGACCCGGAGCACGGCGGGATGGGCTTGCCAATCGCGCTGATGGAATCGGTGAACGAAATGATGAACGGCGCCTGCCTCTCATTGGCGCTGAACCCGTTGCTGACTCAAGGCCAGATCGAGGCGTTGGAACATCATGCTTCTGATCAACTGAAGGCCACCTACCTGCCCAAGCTCATCAGCGGCGAGTGGCAAGGTACGATGAACCTGACCGAGCCTCAGGCCGGCACGGATGTCGGGGCGCTCCGCACCAAGGCTGAGCCGAATGGCGATGGCAGCTATAGCATCACCGGGCAGAAAATTTACATCAGTTGGGGCGACGCGGATTTTGCCGAGAACGTCTGCCACCTCGTGCTTGCCCGTCTGCCTGATGGCGTGCCGGGCACCAAGGGCATCAGCCTGTTCATGGTGCCTCGAAATATACCCAAAGAGGACGGCACACTGGGTGAGCGGAACAGCCTGCGGGTAGTTTCGCTGGAGCACAAGATGGGCCTTCATGGCTCCCCCACGGCGGTGATGGAATATGACGGCGCCACCGGCTGGCTGGTGGGCCAAGAGCATGGGGGCATGGCCGCAATGTTCACCATGATGAACAACGCCCGCCTCGGTGTGGGCATCCAAGGTATCGGGGTGGCCGAAGCCGCCACGCAAGCCGCCGTCGCCTATGCTGCCGACCGCAAGCAGGGCAAAGTCGGTGGCTCCGGCTCCATTATCGAGTTCCCCGATGTGCGGCGGATGCTGATGACCATGAAGGCCGAGACCCAAGCGGCACGCGCTATCGCGCTGGCCAATGCCGTAGCGCTCGACATGGCCAACGCCACTGGCGATGCGGGCTGGGCAGCCCGCGCTGCGCTCTACACCCCCATCTCCAAAGCCTACGGTACCGATATGGGCTGCGAGGTGGCAGCGATGGGCATCCAAGTGCATGGAGGCATGGGGTTCATTGAAGAGACTGGAGCGGCGCAGTTCTACCGGGATGTGCGTGTAACCACGATCTACGAGGGCACAAATGGCATTCAGGCGCTCGACCTCGTCGGGCGCAAGCTGATGGATGGCGGCGAAGCCGCGCTGACGGTGATCTCGGAGATAGAAGATGCCGCCGAAGAGGCACGCGGCCAGTTTCCGCGGCTGGCTGATGCGGTGTGGAATGCCGCCGAGGTGCAGCGCGAGTTGACCGAGGCGTTGCTGGGCATGGACATGGACGCCCGTGGCGCCGTGGCTGTGGCCTACTTGCGGGCCTTTGCCCGTGTGCTCGGGGCCCACTATCATTTGCTCGCAGCCCGCGCCGAAGGCGACAAGGGGCCGCGTTATGGGCTCGCCCAGTTCTACATCACCCGGCTCCTGCCACAGCATGCCGGTCTCGCCGAAGAGGTCCGTATGGGCGGCGAGGGGATGGATGCCCTTTCCAACGAGGAGCTCGCGGGCTAG
- a CDS encoding L-threonylcarbamoyladenylate synthase translates to MTERLVGEAGLTRAIALLRAGELVAIPTETVYGLAADARNGEAVAAIFEVKGRPRFNPLISHLASLEAAAEVGVIEGAALELAQTFWPGPLTLVVPLRADPGLSSLVTAGLDTVALRVPALPLAHALLTAFDGPLAAPSANPSGKISPSTAGHVAESLAGRIAAVLDGGPAEVGVESTIVDCSGPSPRLLRPGGLPVEALEAALGAPLNLEAPTNDTAPNAPGQLSSHYAPGKKVLLNITKPPEDALFLAFGPGYPHASANLSPGGDLREAAANLFAMLHALDTQPGSTIAVAPVPHHGLGLAINDRLTRAAAPR, encoded by the coding sequence ATGACCGAACGGCTGGTAGGCGAAGCAGGGCTGACACGCGCGATTGCGCTGTTGCGCGCTGGTGAGCTTGTGGCGATCCCGACCGAGACGGTTTATGGCCTCGCCGCCGATGCTCGAAACGGTGAGGCGGTGGCCGCGATTTTCGAGGTCAAGGGACGGCCCCGGTTCAACCCGTTGATCTCACATCTGGCGTCTTTGGAGGCTGCCGCAGAGGTGGGCGTGATCGAGGGCGCGGCTTTGGAACTGGCGCAAACATTTTGGCCGGGTCCGCTAACGCTGGTGGTGCCGCTGCGTGCTGACCCGGGCCTTTCGTCGCTCGTCACCGCCGGATTAGACACCGTCGCGCTCCGTGTTCCGGCCCTGCCGCTAGCCCATGCGCTGCTTACAGCGTTCGATGGCCCGCTCGCCGCTCCTTCAGCGAATCCTTCGGGCAAGATCTCCCCCAGCACCGCTGGCCACGTGGCCGAAAGCCTCGCAGGCCGCATCGCCGCAGTGCTGGATGGTGGACCTGCTGAGGTTGGCGTTGAAAGCACTATCGTCGATTGCTCCGGTCCCAGCCCACGCCTTTTGCGCCCCGGCGGTCTGCCGGTCGAGGCGCTTGAAGCTGCGCTTGGCGCACCCCTGAACCTCGAGGCGCCGACCAACGACACCGCTCCAAACGCGCCCGGCCAGCTTTCCTCTCACTACGCGCCGGGCAAGAAGGTGCTGCTGAACATCACTAAACCGCCGGAAGATGCGCTGTTTCTTGCTTTCGGGCCGGGTTACCCGCATGCCAGCGCCAACCTTTCGCCGGGTGGCGACCTTCGAGAAGCTGCGGCTAATCTTTTCGCGATGCTGCATGCGCTGGACACTCAGCCCGGCTCAACGATCGCTGTCGCGCCAGTTCCACATCACGGACTCGGACTCGCAATCAACGACCGCCTCACCCGGGCTGCCGCACCGCGATAG
- the mtaB gene encoding tRNA (N(6)-L-threonylcarbamoyladenosine(37)-C(2))-methylthiotransferase MtaB encodes MADAPIFSTHGCRLNAYETEAMRELAAEAGLHGAVIVNTCAVTSEAVRKARQDIRKLRRDNPDAKLIVTGCAAQTAPETFAEMAEVDHVVGNTEKMQPETWASLAPDFIGDTERVQVNDIMSVTDTAGHLIDGFGRHRAYVQVQNGCDHRCTFCIIPFGRGNSRSVPAGVVVEQIKRLVGKGFNEVVLTGVDLTSWGADLPAQPKLGDLVMRILKLVPDLPRLRISSIDSIEVDENLMQAIATEPRLMPHLHLSLQHGADLILKRMKRRHLRDDAIRFTEEALKLRPEMTFGADIIAGFPTETEAHFEDSLRLVEDCNLTWLHVFPYSPRPGTPAAKMPAVPGPEIKSRAARLRVAGEQAIERHLAAQRGRTHSVLTESPRMGRTEQFAEVQFSSDQPEGALVSATITGSEGPRLTAA; translated from the coding sequence ATGGCTGACGCTCCGATCTTCTCCACCCACGGCTGCCGCCTCAACGCCTATGAGACAGAGGCGATGCGCGAGCTGGCGGCAGAGGCCGGGCTGCACGGCGCGGTGATCGTCAACACCTGCGCCGTCACCTCCGAGGCGGTGCGCAAGGCCCGGCAGGATATTCGTAAGCTGCGCCGAGACAATCCTGACGCAAAGCTCATTGTCACTGGCTGCGCCGCCCAGACCGCGCCGGAAACCTTTGCCGAGATGGCCGAGGTTGACCATGTCGTCGGCAACACCGAGAAGATGCAGCCTGAAACCTGGGCCAGCCTCGCGCCCGACTTCATCGGCGATACCGAGCGCGTGCAGGTGAACGACATCATGTCGGTTACAGATACGGCGGGTCACCTGATCGACGGCTTCGGCCGCCACCGTGCCTATGTGCAGGTACAGAACGGATGCGACCACCGTTGCACCTTCTGCATCATCCCCTTCGGCCGCGGCAATTCGCGCTCGGTGCCTGCGGGCGTGGTGGTCGAGCAGATCAAGCGGCTCGTCGGCAAAGGCTTCAACGAAGTCGTCCTCACCGGCGTCGATCTCACCTCGTGGGGCGCCGACCTGCCCGCACAGCCCAAGCTGGGCGATCTCGTCATGCGCATCCTCAAGCTGGTCCCCGACCTGCCTCGTCTGCGCATCAGCTCCATCGATTCGATCGAGGTCGACGAAAACCTGATGCAGGCCATCGCCACTGAGCCGCGACTCATGCCCCACCTCCACCTTTCGCTCCAGCATGGCGCCGACCTGATCCTTAAGCGGATGAAGCGCCGCCACCTTCGCGACGACGCCATCCGCTTCACCGAAGAGGCGCTCAAGCTGCGCCCCGAAATGACCTTCGGCGCCGATATCATCGCCGGTTTCCCCACCGAAACCGAGGCGCATTTCGAGGATTCGCTGCGCCTCGTGGAAGATTGTAACCTGACCTGGCTCCACGTTTTCCCTTACTCCCCCCGCCCGGGCACGCCCGCTGCCAAAATGCCCGCCGTGCCTGGCCCGGAAATCAAATCCCGTGCCGCGCGCCTTCGTGTAGCCGGTGAGCAGGCCATCGAACGTCACCTCGCCGCACAGCGCGGCCGCACCCACAGCGTATTGACTGAGTCACCTCGCATGGGGCGTACGGAACAGTTTGCCGAGGTACAGTTCTCCAGTGATCAGCCTGAGGGCGCCCTGGTCTCGGCTACAATCACTGGTAGCGAAGGCCCGCGCCTGACGGCTGCTTGA
- the dapF gene encoding diaminopimelate epimerase has product MRNQTPPSGLPFMKMHGLGNDFVVLDHRAGGVAVTPDLATALADRHRGVGFDQLAVITDTGESDGHLTFWNADGSPSATCGNATRCIAQYLMAEKGVTHVTLSTANGNHLARDLGGIVSVNMGPPSLEWQKIPLAREMDTLELPLPGTPTATSMGNPHCTFFVEDADAVDLATEGQRFEHDPLFPQRTNVQFASLIGPDRLRMRVWERGTGITLASGSSSCATAVAAARRGITGRAVEIVLDGGTLQIDWNDEGVWMTGPTAHVFDGVWHG; this is encoded by the coding sequence ATGCGCAACCAGACCCCTCCCTCCGGCTTGCCCTTCATGAAAATGCACGGGCTTGGCAATGACTTCGTGGTGCTCGATCACCGCGCGGGGGGCGTTGCTGTAACACCCGATCTGGCCACCGCACTGGCCGACCGTCATCGAGGCGTTGGCTTCGATCAGCTCGCAGTGATCACCGACACCGGCGAGAGCGACGGCCACCTCACCTTCTGGAACGCCGATGGCTCGCCCTCGGCCACGTGCGGCAACGCTACCCGCTGCATTGCGCAGTACCTGATGGCAGAGAAGGGCGTGACCCATGTCACCCTCTCCACGGCCAACGGCAACCACCTCGCCCGCGATCTGGGCGGCATTGTCAGTGTCAACATGGGCCCGCCCAGTCTCGAATGGCAGAAAATCCCTCTGGCCCGCGAGATGGACACGCTGGAGCTGCCACTTCCCGGCACCCCCACGGCCACCTCTATGGGCAACCCCCACTGCACCTTCTTCGTAGAGGATGCCGATGCAGTGGATCTTGCAACCGAGGGCCAGCGCTTTGAGCATGATCCGCTCTTCCCGCAGCGCACCAACGTCCAGTTTGCTTCACTGATTGGGCCTGACAGGCTGCGGATGCGGGTGTGGGAGCGGGGTACGGGCATCACACTCGCCTCCGGCTCCTCCTCCTGCGCCACCGCCGTCGCAGCGGCCCGCCGGGGCATAACTGGCCGCGCGGTCGAGATCGTACTCGACGGTGGCACGCTCCAGATCGACTGGAACGATGAGGGAGTCTGGATGACCGGCCCCACAGCCCATGTCTTTGATGGCGTCTGGCATGGCTGA
- a CDS encoding HpcH/HpaI aldolase family protein, translating to MGTYIGEFTQPGIGALLKSAGCEFVFLDMEHSGMSFETAKATVRALHDSGIASLLRPPSSATHHISRACDTGAQGIIPPMMGSAAQAQGVIDAMKYPPLGTRSAAFGLAHDDFTPLSIPESIAQGNAKTSFVALIETAEGLESVEEIASLPGCDALWIGQVDLSISLGVPGEMDHPKLIAATDRIMAAAKSAGKPVGRVVGDTDEAQLRISQGCTLICYSTDVGVYRNALMHGFNAIRASSQT from the coding sequence ATGGGGACCTACATCGGGGAGTTCACCCAGCCGGGCATTGGTGCGCTGCTCAAGAGTGCGGGCTGTGAGTTCGTATTTCTCGATATGGAACACAGCGGCATGTCGTTCGAAACGGCAAAGGCTACAGTGCGAGCTCTTCATGACTCTGGCATCGCCAGCCTGCTCCGCCCGCCCAGCAGCGCAACGCACCATATTTCTCGCGCCTGCGATACAGGCGCACAGGGCATCATCCCACCGATGATGGGCAGCGCCGCGCAGGCGCAGGGTGTCATCGACGCCATGAAATATCCGCCACTCGGAACCCGCAGTGCAGCGTTTGGTTTGGCCCATGATGATTTCACTCCTTTGTCGATCCCGGAGTCGATAGCGCAGGGCAATGCCAAAACCAGTTTCGTTGCCTTGATCGAAACCGCAGAGGGTCTGGAGAGCGTGGAAGAAATTGCATCGCTCCCGGGGTGCGATGCCCTATGGATAGGTCAGGTCGACCTTTCTATTTCGCTGGGCGTGCCCGGCGAGATGGATCATCCAAAGCTCATTGCCGCCACCGATCGGATCATGGCGGCAGCCAAATCGGCTGGAAAGCCCGTGGGGCGAGTGGTCGGCGATACCGACGAGGCGCAACTGCGCATCTCGCAGGGCTGCACCTTGATCTGCTATTCCACCGATGTCGGGGTCTATCGCAACGCACTGATGCACGGCTTCAACGCCATCCGAGCCAGCAGCCAGACATGA
- a CDS encoding GMC family oxidoreductase: protein MDTIDCDVVVVGAGSSGCVVASRLAERAGLRVCVLEAGGGDLSPWVRMPIGYGGAFYHPRLNWRYYTEAEEGLGGRTAYWPRGKVIGGSSSINAMVFIRGQADDYDRWAAAGCEGWSYSDVLPYFKRLEDNLAGSDDWRSTGGPIGVKETSAEVHPLSHSFVRAAQAAGHRLNPDFNGATQEGIGFYQITTRGGFRSSAAAGYLRPALRRRGLRLETGAHVTRLTFDGRRCTGVEFVRGDTRYRVRATRQVVLSAGAIGSPQILQLSGIGHSVRLSSFGIETIHSSPMVGQNLQDHIGLDLVYEATVPTLNATLGRWLGRMGAGLRYVISRGGPLSLSVNQAGGFIRSDAGRDRPNLQLYFSPLSYTKTVPGKRRLMKPDAFAGFMIGISNCHPKSRGELHVRSSDPAEAPSIRPNYFSAEEDMDELLASVPIMRAIAAKAPLSGITKAELKPGPAVTDRAALVDYIRAVTGSVFHPCGTCAMGPEETAVTTPDLRLRGIEGLTVADASIIPQITSGNLNAPALMIGEKAADLIAARL, encoded by the coding sequence GTGGATACGATCGACTGTGACGTGGTGGTTGTGGGCGCAGGCTCATCCGGCTGTGTCGTGGCCTCAAGGCTGGCCGAACGCGCGGGGCTGCGGGTTTGTGTGCTCGAAGCCGGCGGCGGCGACCTGAGCCCATGGGTCCGCATGCCAATCGGCTATGGTGGTGCCTTCTATCACCCTCGACTGAACTGGCGCTACTACACCGAGGCAGAAGAGGGTCTCGGGGGGCGCACCGCTTACTGGCCGCGAGGCAAGGTGATCGGCGGATCGAGCTCGATCAACGCTATGGTTTTCATCCGAGGGCAAGCCGATGACTACGATCGATGGGCCGCTGCCGGCTGCGAAGGTTGGAGCTATTCAGATGTGCTTCCTTACTTCAAGCGACTCGAGGACAACTTGGCGGGCTCCGACGACTGGCGTTCGACGGGTGGCCCAATCGGGGTGAAGGAGACCTCCGCCGAGGTACACCCGCTTTCCCACAGTTTTGTCCGTGCTGCTCAGGCCGCAGGGCATAGGCTGAACCCCGACTTCAACGGGGCGACTCAGGAGGGCATTGGCTTCTACCAGATCACTACGCGCGGTGGGTTTCGTTCGTCTGCAGCGGCGGGTTATCTACGGCCGGCCTTGCGGCGACGTGGTCTGCGCCTGGAGACTGGCGCACACGTAACCCGGCTCACCTTTGATGGGCGGCGCTGCACAGGTGTCGAGTTCGTGCGTGGTGACACGCGGTACCGTGTGCGGGCAACGCGACAGGTGGTTCTCTCGGCTGGAGCAATCGGATCGCCGCAGATTCTTCAGCTATCGGGGATAGGTCACAGCGTGCGACTAAGTTCCTTTGGCATAGAGACTATTCATTCGTCTCCAATGGTGGGCCAGAACCTGCAAGACCACATCGGGCTCGACCTTGTTTACGAGGCCACTGTGCCAACTCTGAACGCCACTCTAGGGCGCTGGCTCGGGCGGATGGGTGCTGGCCTTCGCTATGTGATCTCGAGAGGCGGGCCGCTTTCTCTCAGTGTGAACCAGGCAGGTGGGTTTATTCGGTCTGATGCAGGGCGCGACAGGCCTAACCTGCAGCTTTATTTCTCGCCGCTTAGCTATACCAAAACGGTCCCGGGAAAGCGGCGGCTGATGAAGCCTGATGCCTTTGCGGGCTTCATGATCGGCATTTCAAACTGCCACCCCAAGAGCCGTGGAGAGTTGCACGTTCGCTCGTCCGATCCGGCGGAGGCACCATCAATTCGGCCCAACTATTTTAGTGCAGAGGAAGATATGGACGAGTTGCTGGCTTCGGTTCCGATCATGCGGGCGATTGCGGCAAAGGCACCGTTGTCCGGGATCACGAAGGCCGAGTTGAAGCCCGGCCCCGCGGTCACCGATCGAGCAGCGCTGGTGGACTACATCCGGGCTGTGACAGGTTCGGTCTTCCATCCCTGCGGCACCTGCGCCATGGGGCCGGAAGAGACCGCCGTGACCACCCCCGACCTCCGACTGCGCGGTATCGAAGGGCTGACTGTGGCTGATGCTTCTATCATTCCACAAATCACTTCGGGAAACCTGAATGCGCCCGCGTTGATGATCGGCGAGAAGGCGGCCGACCTTATCGCGGCGCGGCTCTGA